From Ptychodera flava strain L36383 chromosome 2, AS_Pfla_20210202, whole genome shotgun sequence, the proteins below share one genomic window:
- the LOC139115307 gene encoding sodium/myo-inositol cotransporter 2-like isoform X3, which translates to MIAVHLHYSFTDLNLHQAYKMFVVWDYVALVLYFILVVGVGLWSMKGHDRSSLAGYFLAGKNMIWFMVGASLFSSNIGSEHFVGLAGSGAATGIAIGAYELNAMYLCQLLGWVFLPVYIAGFCYTMPEYLKKRFGGKRIQVYIAVLSLALYVLVKISVDIYSASLFIQVVIGWNLYASVAVILALTAIYAVTGGLAAVIYTDTLQTILIVVGALFLMIYSLIEIGGIKGLYYGYMSAVPNTTLLGITECGYPLNDSFKMLREPSDNILPWPGFFLGQTTASIWYWCADQVIVQRALSAKSLSHAQGGTLMAGYLKILPTFMFVIPGMISRVLYTDAVACVLPEACERICGNSVSCSNIAYPLLVTNLLPDGFRGLMLAVMLAALMSSLSSICNSASTVFTIDIWSTFRKQASEKEKMIIGRVLVFILLTVSILWIPVVQATQGGMLFIYIQTITGYLTPPITAVFLGGLLWKRINEQGAFWSLIVGIVIGGIRMVLDFVYPAPSNCEEDTRPPVVALNFMYFALMLFWICVFVMIVISLLTEPPPENRDPMLAGFRIPSISQDIAMGREILRLTFWTRHSQERYEEFPESNVRDKYDMDKGKGDGRQDNENKEDAKEEDKMESSVDGQIDGKGNENLVAENDTSSPTPSPSSENQESKLWQCWKWFCGFQSERTPSPEPHAEMVQRLSSIEQTRKEKVILNINLIFILCFSFFLFMFFTFLWVRPFTT; encoded by the exons TCAATGAAAGGTCATGATAGGTCAAGCTTGGCTGGCTATTTCCTGGCTGGTAAAAACATGATCTGGTTTATG GTCGGTGCATCTCTGTTTTCAAGCAACATTGGCAGTGAACATTTTGTTGGACTAGCTGGCTCTGGAGCCGCTACTGGTATAGCTATCGGAGCATATGAACTCAAC GCCATGTACTTATGTCAGCTGCTTGGATGGGTTTTTCTGCCAGTCTACATTGCTGGATTT TGTTACACAATGCCTGAGTACCTGAAGAAAAGATTTGGTGGGAAGAGAATACAAGTGTACATAGCTGTCCTATCTCTGGCCCTCTATGTACTGGTAAAAATTTCt GTTGACATATATTCTGCATCATTATTTATTCAAGTTGTGATTGGTTGGAACCTGTATGCATCAGTGGCAGTCATCTTAGCACTTACAGCGATATATGCTGTCACAG GTGGTTTGGCAGCAGTCATTTACACTGATACTTTGCAGACAATTCTGATTGTTGTTGGTGCTCTGTTTCTTATGATCTACA GTTTGATTGAAATTGGCGGAATAAAAGGTCTTTACTATGGATACATGTCAGCGGTGCCTAATACAACATTGCTTGGAATAACGGAATGTGGATATCCCTTGAACGACTCTTTCAAAATGCTGCGTGAACCTTCAGATAATATTCTACCGTGGCCTGGTTTCTTTCTCGGTCAGACTACTGCATCCATTTGGTACTGGTGTGCCGATCAG gtcATAGTTCAAAGGGCGCTTTCTGCAAAGTCCCTCTCTCACGCCCAAGGTGGTACTCTGATGGCTGGCTATTTGAAAATTCTTCCAACTTTCATGTTTGTCATTCCTGGAATGATCAGCAGGGTCTTGTACACAG ATGCTGTGGCCTGTGTATTGCCAGAAGCCTGTGAGAGAATCTGTGGTAACTCTGTCAGCTGTTCAAACATTGCCTACCCACTGCTGGTGACAAACTTACTACCTGATG GCTTTCGCGGGCTGATGTTGGCAGTAATGTTAGCAGCATTGATGAGTTCCCTGTCTTCCATATGCAACAGTGCAAGTACTGTCTTCACTATAGATATCTGGAGTACATTCAGAAAACAGGCCTCGGAAAAAGAGAAAATGATCATTGGCAG GGTACTAGTGTTTATATTATTGACAGTCAGCATACTATGGATTCCTGTCGTCCAGGCAACACAGGGTGGGATGTTGTTTATTTACATTCAGACGATAACTGGGTACCTGACACCACCAATCACTGCTGTGTTCCTGGGTGGACTTCTATGGAAAAGAATTAATGAACAG GGTGCATTTTGGAGTCTGATAGTTGGTATTGTCATCGGAGGGATACGAATGGTGTTGGATTTTGTGTACCCTGCACCATCAAATTGTGAAGAGGACACTCGTCCTCCTGTTGTGGCATTGAACTTCATGTATTTTGCGCTGATGCTGTTTTGGATCTGTGTGTTTGTAATGATAGTCATCAGTCTATTGACAGAGCCACCACCAGAAAATAGG GATCCAATGCTAGCTGGATTTCGAATACCTAGTATTTCACAGGACATTGCCATGGGTAGAGAG ATTTTGAGGCTAACATTCTGGACCAGACACAGCCAGGAGAGATACGAAGAATTCCCGGAATCCAATGTCCGAGACAAATATGACATGGACAAAGGTAAAGGAGATGGAAGACAAGATAATGAAAATAAGGAAGACGCCAAAGAAGAAGATAAAATGGAATCCTCCGTGGATGGACAAATAGATGGCAAAG GCAATGAAAATCTTGTAGCTGAGAATGACACAAGTTCACCAACACCATCTCCATCGAGTGAAAATCAAGAATCTAAACTGTGGCAGTGCTGGAAATGGTTTTGTGGTTTCCAATCTGAACGCACGCCATCACCTGAACCCCACGCTGAAATGGTACAAAGACTTTCATCAATTGAACaaacaaggaaagaaaaagtCATTTTAAACATCAATCTGATATTTATATTGTGTTTCTCCTTCTTTTTGTTTATGTTCTTCACCTTTCTTTGGGTCAGACCATTCACAACATAG
- the LOC139115307 gene encoding sodium/myo-inositol cotransporter 2-like isoform X6 has product MIAVHLHYSFTDLNLHQAYKMFVVWDYVALVLYFILVVGVGLWSMKGHDRSSLAGYFLAGKNMIWFMVGASLFSSNIGSEHFVGLAGSGAATGIAIGAYELNAMYLCQLLGWVFLPVYIAGFCYTMPEYLKKRFGGKRIQVYIAVLSLALYVLVKISVDIYSASLFIQVVIGWNLYASVAVILALTAIYAVTGGLAAVIYTDTLQTILIVVGALFLMIYSLIEIGGIKGLYYGYMSAVPNTTLLGITECGYPLNDSFKMLREPSDNILPWPGFFLGQTTASIWYWCADQVIVQRALSAKSLSHAQGGTLMAGYLKILPTFMFVIPGMISRVLYTDAVACVLPEACERICGNSVSCSNIAYPLLVTNLLPDGFRGLMLAVMLAALMSSLSSICNSASTVFTIDIWSTFRKQASEKEKMIIGRVLVFILLTVSILWIPVVQATQGGMLFIYIQTITGYLTPPITAVFLGGLLWKRINEQGAFWSLIVGIVIGGIRMVLDFVYPAPSNCEEDTRPPVVALNFMYFALMLFWICVFVMIVISLLTEPPPENRILRLTFWTRHSQERYEEFPESNVRDKYDMDKGKGDGRQDNENKEDAKEEDKMESSVDGQIDGKGNENLVAENDTSSPTPSPSSENQESKLWQCWKWFCGFQSERTPSPEPHAEMVQRLSSIEQTRKEKVILNINLIFILCFSFFLFMFFTFLWVRPFTT; this is encoded by the exons TCAATGAAAGGTCATGATAGGTCAAGCTTGGCTGGCTATTTCCTGGCTGGTAAAAACATGATCTGGTTTATG GTCGGTGCATCTCTGTTTTCAAGCAACATTGGCAGTGAACATTTTGTTGGACTAGCTGGCTCTGGAGCCGCTACTGGTATAGCTATCGGAGCATATGAACTCAAC GCCATGTACTTATGTCAGCTGCTTGGATGGGTTTTTCTGCCAGTCTACATTGCTGGATTT TGTTACACAATGCCTGAGTACCTGAAGAAAAGATTTGGTGGGAAGAGAATACAAGTGTACATAGCTGTCCTATCTCTGGCCCTCTATGTACTGGTAAAAATTTCt GTTGACATATATTCTGCATCATTATTTATTCAAGTTGTGATTGGTTGGAACCTGTATGCATCAGTGGCAGTCATCTTAGCACTTACAGCGATATATGCTGTCACAG GTGGTTTGGCAGCAGTCATTTACACTGATACTTTGCAGACAATTCTGATTGTTGTTGGTGCTCTGTTTCTTATGATCTACA GTTTGATTGAAATTGGCGGAATAAAAGGTCTTTACTATGGATACATGTCAGCGGTGCCTAATACAACATTGCTTGGAATAACGGAATGTGGATATCCCTTGAACGACTCTTTCAAAATGCTGCGTGAACCTTCAGATAATATTCTACCGTGGCCTGGTTTCTTTCTCGGTCAGACTACTGCATCCATTTGGTACTGGTGTGCCGATCAG gtcATAGTTCAAAGGGCGCTTTCTGCAAAGTCCCTCTCTCACGCCCAAGGTGGTACTCTGATGGCTGGCTATTTGAAAATTCTTCCAACTTTCATGTTTGTCATTCCTGGAATGATCAGCAGGGTCTTGTACACAG ATGCTGTGGCCTGTGTATTGCCAGAAGCCTGTGAGAGAATCTGTGGTAACTCTGTCAGCTGTTCAAACATTGCCTACCCACTGCTGGTGACAAACTTACTACCTGATG GCTTTCGCGGGCTGATGTTGGCAGTAATGTTAGCAGCATTGATGAGTTCCCTGTCTTCCATATGCAACAGTGCAAGTACTGTCTTCACTATAGATATCTGGAGTACATTCAGAAAACAGGCCTCGGAAAAAGAGAAAATGATCATTGGCAG GGTACTAGTGTTTATATTATTGACAGTCAGCATACTATGGATTCCTGTCGTCCAGGCAACACAGGGTGGGATGTTGTTTATTTACATTCAGACGATAACTGGGTACCTGACACCACCAATCACTGCTGTGTTCCTGGGTGGACTTCTATGGAAAAGAATTAATGAACAG GGTGCATTTTGGAGTCTGATAGTTGGTATTGTCATCGGAGGGATACGAATGGTGTTGGATTTTGTGTACCCTGCACCATCAAATTGTGAAGAGGACACTCGTCCTCCTGTTGTGGCATTGAACTTCATGTATTTTGCGCTGATGCTGTTTTGGATCTGTGTGTTTGTAATGATAGTCATCAGTCTATTGACAGAGCCACCACCAGAAAATAGG ATTTTGAGGCTAACATTCTGGACCAGACACAGCCAGGAGAGATACGAAGAATTCCCGGAATCCAATGTCCGAGACAAATATGACATGGACAAAGGTAAAGGAGATGGAAGACAAGATAATGAAAATAAGGAAGACGCCAAAGAAGAAGATAAAATGGAATCCTCCGTGGATGGACAAATAGATGGCAAAG GCAATGAAAATCTTGTAGCTGAGAATGACACAAGTTCACCAACACCATCTCCATCGAGTGAAAATCAAGAATCTAAACTGTGGCAGTGCTGGAAATGGTTTTGTGGTTTCCAATCTGAACGCACGCCATCACCTGAACCCCACGCTGAAATGGTACAAAGACTTTCATCAATTGAACaaacaaggaaagaaaaagtCATTTTAAACATCAATCTGATATTTATATTGTGTTTCTCCTTCTTTTTGTTTATGTTCTTCACCTTTCTTTGGGTCAGACCATTCACAACATAG
- the LOC139115307 gene encoding sodium/myo-inositol cotransporter 2-like isoform X4, with the protein MATTPPLSTASASIPPGMKNDMDNYIQDLNLHQAYKMFVVWDYVALVLYFILVVGVGLWSMKGHDRSSLAGYFLAGKNMIWFMVGASLFSSNIGSEHFVGLAGSGAATGIAIGAYELNAMYLCQLLGWVFLPVYIAGFCYTMPEYLKKRFGGKRIQVYIAVLSLALYVLVKISVDIYSASLFIQVVIGWNLYASVAVILALTAIYAVTGGLAAVIYTDTLQTILIVVGALFLMIYSLIEIGGIKGLYYGYMSAVPNTTLLGITECGYPLNDSFKMLREPSDNILPWPGFFLGQTTASIWYWCADQVIVQRALSAKSLSHAQGGTLMAGYLKILPTFMFVIPGMISRVLYTDAVACVLPEACERICGNSVSCSNIAYPLLVTNLLPDGFRGLMLAVMLAALMSSLSSICNSASTVFTIDIWSTFRKQASEKEKMIIGRVLVFILLTVSILWIPVVQATQGGMLFIYIQTITGYLTPPITAVFLGGLLWKRINEQGAFWSLIVGIVIGGIRMVLDFVYPAPSNCEEDTRPPVVALNFMYFALMLFWICVFVMIVISLLTEPPPENRILRLTFWTRHSQERYEEFPESNVRDKYDMDKGKGDGRQDNENKEDAKEEDKMESSVDGQIDGKGNENLVAENDTSSPTPSPSSENQESKLWQCWKWFCGFQSERTPSPEPHAEMVQRLSSIEQTRKEKVILNINLIFILCFSFFLFMFFTFLWVRPFTT; encoded by the exons TCAATGAAAGGTCATGATAGGTCAAGCTTGGCTGGCTATTTCCTGGCTGGTAAAAACATGATCTGGTTTATG GTCGGTGCATCTCTGTTTTCAAGCAACATTGGCAGTGAACATTTTGTTGGACTAGCTGGCTCTGGAGCCGCTACTGGTATAGCTATCGGAGCATATGAACTCAAC GCCATGTACTTATGTCAGCTGCTTGGATGGGTTTTTCTGCCAGTCTACATTGCTGGATTT TGTTACACAATGCCTGAGTACCTGAAGAAAAGATTTGGTGGGAAGAGAATACAAGTGTACATAGCTGTCCTATCTCTGGCCCTCTATGTACTGGTAAAAATTTCt GTTGACATATATTCTGCATCATTATTTATTCAAGTTGTGATTGGTTGGAACCTGTATGCATCAGTGGCAGTCATCTTAGCACTTACAGCGATATATGCTGTCACAG GTGGTTTGGCAGCAGTCATTTACACTGATACTTTGCAGACAATTCTGATTGTTGTTGGTGCTCTGTTTCTTATGATCTACA GTTTGATTGAAATTGGCGGAATAAAAGGTCTTTACTATGGATACATGTCAGCGGTGCCTAATACAACATTGCTTGGAATAACGGAATGTGGATATCCCTTGAACGACTCTTTCAAAATGCTGCGTGAACCTTCAGATAATATTCTACCGTGGCCTGGTTTCTTTCTCGGTCAGACTACTGCATCCATTTGGTACTGGTGTGCCGATCAG gtcATAGTTCAAAGGGCGCTTTCTGCAAAGTCCCTCTCTCACGCCCAAGGTGGTACTCTGATGGCTGGCTATTTGAAAATTCTTCCAACTTTCATGTTTGTCATTCCTGGAATGATCAGCAGGGTCTTGTACACAG ATGCTGTGGCCTGTGTATTGCCAGAAGCCTGTGAGAGAATCTGTGGTAACTCTGTCAGCTGTTCAAACATTGCCTACCCACTGCTGGTGACAAACTTACTACCTGATG GCTTTCGCGGGCTGATGTTGGCAGTAATGTTAGCAGCATTGATGAGTTCCCTGTCTTCCATATGCAACAGTGCAAGTACTGTCTTCACTATAGATATCTGGAGTACATTCAGAAAACAGGCCTCGGAAAAAGAGAAAATGATCATTGGCAG GGTACTAGTGTTTATATTATTGACAGTCAGCATACTATGGATTCCTGTCGTCCAGGCAACACAGGGTGGGATGTTGTTTATTTACATTCAGACGATAACTGGGTACCTGACACCACCAATCACTGCTGTGTTCCTGGGTGGACTTCTATGGAAAAGAATTAATGAACAG GGTGCATTTTGGAGTCTGATAGTTGGTATTGTCATCGGAGGGATACGAATGGTGTTGGATTTTGTGTACCCTGCACCATCAAATTGTGAAGAGGACACTCGTCCTCCTGTTGTGGCATTGAACTTCATGTATTTTGCGCTGATGCTGTTTTGGATCTGTGTGTTTGTAATGATAGTCATCAGTCTATTGACAGAGCCACCACCAGAAAATAGG ATTTTGAGGCTAACATTCTGGACCAGACACAGCCAGGAGAGATACGAAGAATTCCCGGAATCCAATGTCCGAGACAAATATGACATGGACAAAGGTAAAGGAGATGGAAGACAAGATAATGAAAATAAGGAAGACGCCAAAGAAGAAGATAAAATGGAATCCTCCGTGGATGGACAAATAGATGGCAAAG GCAATGAAAATCTTGTAGCTGAGAATGACACAAGTTCACCAACACCATCTCCATCGAGTGAAAATCAAGAATCTAAACTGTGGCAGTGCTGGAAATGGTTTTGTGGTTTCCAATCTGAACGCACGCCATCACCTGAACCCCACGCTGAAATGGTACAAAGACTTTCATCAATTGAACaaacaaggaaagaaaaagtCATTTTAAACATCAATCTGATATTTATATTGTGTTTCTCCTTCTTTTTGTTTATGTTCTTCACCTTTCTTTGGGTCAGACCATTCACAACATAG
- the LOC139115307 gene encoding sodium/myo-inositol cotransporter 2-like isoform X1: MATTPPLSTASASIPPGMKNDMDNYIQDLNLHQAYKMFVVWDYVALVLYFILVVGVGLWSMKGHDRSSLAGYFLAGKNMIWFMVGASLFSSNIGSEHFVGLAGSGAATGIAIGAYELNAMYLCQLLGWVFLPVYIAGFCYTMPEYLKKRFGGKRIQVYIAVLSLALYVLVKISVDIYSASLFIQVVIGWNLYASVAVILALTAIYAVTGGLAAVIYTDTLQTILIVVGALFLMIYSLIEIGGIKGLYYGYMSAVPNTTLLGITECGYPLNDSFKMLREPSDNILPWPGFFLGQTTASIWYWCADQVIVQRALSAKSLSHAQGGTLMAGYLKILPTFMFVIPGMISRVLYTDAVACVLPEACERICGNSVSCSNIAYPLLVTNLLPDGFRGLMLAVMLAALMSSLSSICNSASTVFTIDIWSTFRKQASEKEKMIIGRVLVFILLTVSILWIPVVQATQGGMLFIYIQTITGYLTPPITAVFLGGLLWKRINEQGAFWSLIVGIVIGGIRMVLDFVYPAPSNCEEDTRPPVVALNFMYFALMLFWICVFVMIVISLLTEPPPENRDPMLAGFRIPSISQDIAMGREILRLTFWTRHSQERYEEFPESNVRDKYDMDKGKGDGRQDNENKEDAKEEDKMESSVDGQIDGKGNENLVAENDTSSPTPSPSSENQESKLWQCWKWFCGFQSERTPSPEPHAEMVQRLSSIEQTRKEKVILNINLIFILCFSFFLFMFFTFLWVRPFTT, translated from the exons TCAATGAAAGGTCATGATAGGTCAAGCTTGGCTGGCTATTTCCTGGCTGGTAAAAACATGATCTGGTTTATG GTCGGTGCATCTCTGTTTTCAAGCAACATTGGCAGTGAACATTTTGTTGGACTAGCTGGCTCTGGAGCCGCTACTGGTATAGCTATCGGAGCATATGAACTCAAC GCCATGTACTTATGTCAGCTGCTTGGATGGGTTTTTCTGCCAGTCTACATTGCTGGATTT TGTTACACAATGCCTGAGTACCTGAAGAAAAGATTTGGTGGGAAGAGAATACAAGTGTACATAGCTGTCCTATCTCTGGCCCTCTATGTACTGGTAAAAATTTCt GTTGACATATATTCTGCATCATTATTTATTCAAGTTGTGATTGGTTGGAACCTGTATGCATCAGTGGCAGTCATCTTAGCACTTACAGCGATATATGCTGTCACAG GTGGTTTGGCAGCAGTCATTTACACTGATACTTTGCAGACAATTCTGATTGTTGTTGGTGCTCTGTTTCTTATGATCTACA GTTTGATTGAAATTGGCGGAATAAAAGGTCTTTACTATGGATACATGTCAGCGGTGCCTAATACAACATTGCTTGGAATAACGGAATGTGGATATCCCTTGAACGACTCTTTCAAAATGCTGCGTGAACCTTCAGATAATATTCTACCGTGGCCTGGTTTCTTTCTCGGTCAGACTACTGCATCCATTTGGTACTGGTGTGCCGATCAG gtcATAGTTCAAAGGGCGCTTTCTGCAAAGTCCCTCTCTCACGCCCAAGGTGGTACTCTGATGGCTGGCTATTTGAAAATTCTTCCAACTTTCATGTTTGTCATTCCTGGAATGATCAGCAGGGTCTTGTACACAG ATGCTGTGGCCTGTGTATTGCCAGAAGCCTGTGAGAGAATCTGTGGTAACTCTGTCAGCTGTTCAAACATTGCCTACCCACTGCTGGTGACAAACTTACTACCTGATG GCTTTCGCGGGCTGATGTTGGCAGTAATGTTAGCAGCATTGATGAGTTCCCTGTCTTCCATATGCAACAGTGCAAGTACTGTCTTCACTATAGATATCTGGAGTACATTCAGAAAACAGGCCTCGGAAAAAGAGAAAATGATCATTGGCAG GGTACTAGTGTTTATATTATTGACAGTCAGCATACTATGGATTCCTGTCGTCCAGGCAACACAGGGTGGGATGTTGTTTATTTACATTCAGACGATAACTGGGTACCTGACACCACCAATCACTGCTGTGTTCCTGGGTGGACTTCTATGGAAAAGAATTAATGAACAG GGTGCATTTTGGAGTCTGATAGTTGGTATTGTCATCGGAGGGATACGAATGGTGTTGGATTTTGTGTACCCTGCACCATCAAATTGTGAAGAGGACACTCGTCCTCCTGTTGTGGCATTGAACTTCATGTATTTTGCGCTGATGCTGTTTTGGATCTGTGTGTTTGTAATGATAGTCATCAGTCTATTGACAGAGCCACCACCAGAAAATAGG GATCCAATGCTAGCTGGATTTCGAATACCTAGTATTTCACAGGACATTGCCATGGGTAGAGAG ATTTTGAGGCTAACATTCTGGACCAGACACAGCCAGGAGAGATACGAAGAATTCCCGGAATCCAATGTCCGAGACAAATATGACATGGACAAAGGTAAAGGAGATGGAAGACAAGATAATGAAAATAAGGAAGACGCCAAAGAAGAAGATAAAATGGAATCCTCCGTGGATGGACAAATAGATGGCAAAG GCAATGAAAATCTTGTAGCTGAGAATGACACAAGTTCACCAACACCATCTCCATCGAGTGAAAATCAAGAATCTAAACTGTGGCAGTGCTGGAAATGGTTTTGTGGTTTCCAATCTGAACGCACGCCATCACCTGAACCCCACGCTGAAATGGTACAAAGACTTTCATCAATTGAACaaacaaggaaagaaaaagtCATTTTAAACATCAATCTGATATTTATATTGTGTTTCTCCTTCTTTTTGTTTATGTTCTTCACCTTTCTTTGGGTCAGACCATTCACAACATAG
- the LOC139115307 gene encoding sodium/myo-inositol cotransporter 2-like isoform X7 yields MFVVWDYVALVLYFILVVGVGLWSMKGHDRSSLAGYFLAGKNMIWFMVGASLFSSNIGSEHFVGLAGSGAATGIAIGAYELNAMYLCQLLGWVFLPVYIAGFCYTMPEYLKKRFGGKRIQVYIAVLSLALYVLVKISVDIYSASLFIQVVIGWNLYASVAVILALTAIYAVTGGLAAVIYTDTLQTILIVVGALFLMIYSLIEIGGIKGLYYGYMSAVPNTTLLGITECGYPLNDSFKMLREPSDNILPWPGFFLGQTTASIWYWCADQVIVQRALSAKSLSHAQGGTLMAGYLKILPTFMFVIPGMISRVLYTDAVACVLPEACERICGNSVSCSNIAYPLLVTNLLPDGFRGLMLAVMLAALMSSLSSICNSASTVFTIDIWSTFRKQASEKEKMIIGRVLVFILLTVSILWIPVVQATQGGMLFIYIQTITGYLTPPITAVFLGGLLWKRINEQGAFWSLIVGIVIGGIRMVLDFVYPAPSNCEEDTRPPVVALNFMYFALMLFWICVFVMIVISLLTEPPPENRILRLTFWTRHSQERYEEFPESNVRDKYDMDKGKGDGRQDNENKEDAKEEDKMESSVDGQIDGKGNENLVAENDTSSPTPSPSSENQESKLWQCWKWFCGFQSERTPSPEPHAEMVQRLSSIEQTRKEKVILNINLIFILCFSFFLFMFFTFLWVRPFTT; encoded by the exons TCAATGAAAGGTCATGATAGGTCAAGCTTGGCTGGCTATTTCCTGGCTGGTAAAAACATGATCTGGTTTATG GTCGGTGCATCTCTGTTTTCAAGCAACATTGGCAGTGAACATTTTGTTGGACTAGCTGGCTCTGGAGCCGCTACTGGTATAGCTATCGGAGCATATGAACTCAAC GCCATGTACTTATGTCAGCTGCTTGGATGGGTTTTTCTGCCAGTCTACATTGCTGGATTT TGTTACACAATGCCTGAGTACCTGAAGAAAAGATTTGGTGGGAAGAGAATACAAGTGTACATAGCTGTCCTATCTCTGGCCCTCTATGTACTGGTAAAAATTTCt GTTGACATATATTCTGCATCATTATTTATTCAAGTTGTGATTGGTTGGAACCTGTATGCATCAGTGGCAGTCATCTTAGCACTTACAGCGATATATGCTGTCACAG GTGGTTTGGCAGCAGTCATTTACACTGATACTTTGCAGACAATTCTGATTGTTGTTGGTGCTCTGTTTCTTATGATCTACA GTTTGATTGAAATTGGCGGAATAAAAGGTCTTTACTATGGATACATGTCAGCGGTGCCTAATACAACATTGCTTGGAATAACGGAATGTGGATATCCCTTGAACGACTCTTTCAAAATGCTGCGTGAACCTTCAGATAATATTCTACCGTGGCCTGGTTTCTTTCTCGGTCAGACTACTGCATCCATTTGGTACTGGTGTGCCGATCAG gtcATAGTTCAAAGGGCGCTTTCTGCAAAGTCCCTCTCTCACGCCCAAGGTGGTACTCTGATGGCTGGCTATTTGAAAATTCTTCCAACTTTCATGTTTGTCATTCCTGGAATGATCAGCAGGGTCTTGTACACAG ATGCTGTGGCCTGTGTATTGCCAGAAGCCTGTGAGAGAATCTGTGGTAACTCTGTCAGCTGTTCAAACATTGCCTACCCACTGCTGGTGACAAACTTACTACCTGATG GCTTTCGCGGGCTGATGTTGGCAGTAATGTTAGCAGCATTGATGAGTTCCCTGTCTTCCATATGCAACAGTGCAAGTACTGTCTTCACTATAGATATCTGGAGTACATTCAGAAAACAGGCCTCGGAAAAAGAGAAAATGATCATTGGCAG GGTACTAGTGTTTATATTATTGACAGTCAGCATACTATGGATTCCTGTCGTCCAGGCAACACAGGGTGGGATGTTGTTTATTTACATTCAGACGATAACTGGGTACCTGACACCACCAATCACTGCTGTGTTCCTGGGTGGACTTCTATGGAAAAGAATTAATGAACAG GGTGCATTTTGGAGTCTGATAGTTGGTATTGTCATCGGAGGGATACGAATGGTGTTGGATTTTGTGTACCCTGCACCATCAAATTGTGAAGAGGACACTCGTCCTCCTGTTGTGGCATTGAACTTCATGTATTTTGCGCTGATGCTGTTTTGGATCTGTGTGTTTGTAATGATAGTCATCAGTCTATTGACAGAGCCACCACCAGAAAATAGG ATTTTGAGGCTAACATTCTGGACCAGACACAGCCAGGAGAGATACGAAGAATTCCCGGAATCCAATGTCCGAGACAAATATGACATGGACAAAGGTAAAGGAGATGGAAGACAAGATAATGAAAATAAGGAAGACGCCAAAGAAGAAGATAAAATGGAATCCTCCGTGGATGGACAAATAGATGGCAAAG GCAATGAAAATCTTGTAGCTGAGAATGACACAAGTTCACCAACACCATCTCCATCGAGTGAAAATCAAGAATCTAAACTGTGGCAGTGCTGGAAATGGTTTTGTGGTTTCCAATCTGAACGCACGCCATCACCTGAACCCCACGCTGAAATGGTACAAAGACTTTCATCAATTGAACaaacaaggaaagaaaaagtCATTTTAAACATCAATCTGATATTTATATTGTGTTTCTCCTTCTTTTTGTTTATGTTCTTCACCTTTCTTTGGGTCAGACCATTCACAACATAG